The Enterobacter oligotrophicus sequence CAAAGTTCAGCGCCTTTTCCTGCTCTTCGGCGTGGGCCGGGCTTAACAGGGTGCTGATGCTGAACATGCTGGTGAAGGCCAGCGCGGCAACCGTTTTATAGCTCATTTCCATTCCTCGTTGTGGAGACGTTAAGCAGCCTGCGCGTTCTCTTCGACGCGGTTAATGCTGCGGTAGAGATGGTCAAAACGTTCGTTATCAAACTGGTGGCTTGCGCCATCAAAGAAGACGTGCCCCTGACGCAGCGCGACGATGCGCTCGCAGTAGCGCAGGGCGTAATCCACCTGGTGCAGCGTTACCACCACGGTGATGCCGTCGTTCTGGTTAATGTCGCGCAGGGTTTCCATTACGATGCGGGCCGATTCCGGGTCCAGCGAGGCGATCGGTTCGTCGGCCAGAATGACTTTGGCTTTTTGCATTAATGCGCGGGCAATCGCCACGCGCTGCTGCTGTCCACCGGACAGAGTGGAGACACGCTGGTGGGCAAAATGGGCCATGCCAACGCGGGTCAGCGCCTGCAGAGCCTCTTGTTTCTGGGATGGCGAAAACCAGCGCAGGCAGGTGCGCCAGAATGGGGTGCTGCCGAGTGCGCCAATCAGCACGTTCTCCAGCACCGTCAGACGATTCACCAGGTTGAATTGCTGGAAGATGTAGCCCGTCTGGGCGCGGCTTTTGCGAATATCGCGTGCCAGGCGGCCTGCGCGTTGCACGGTGTTACCCAGCAGCTCGACGTGACTTTCCGGCGTTTTATCGCAGGTAATAAGGCCGCTTAAATGGCGCAGAAGGGTGGATTTACCTGAACCGGATGGCCCCAGCAGCGCTACCATTTCGCCCTGCTGGACGGTCAGATCAACGGCATGCAGAGCCTTATTGTGATGGAAGGTCTTGCTCAGTTTCTCGACGCGGATGACGGTTTGCATGTGCGGGGCCTCACGTTAAATGTGGCCTCATGCTGGCGCATCAATATGACATTTGGGTTAAGTCTGGGTTGCGGGAATTTGAAGAGTTAATGTGATAGCGATGACAGCCAACGCAGGCGCGGTCAGCGCAGCGCCTCCGGGTGCTGTTGCCGGATGTGCTGCGCTTATCCGGCCTACGACGTTTGCTGCTGCTTAACGACGTTTATCATCCACGGCACACCGTATTTATCGGTGACTTTGCCGAAGCCGTGCGCCCAGAAGGTCTCCTGCCAGGCCATTTCGACATTGCCACCTGCGGCAAGGTTATCGAACCAGCGTTTACCTTCCTCGACATCCTGTGTATCCAGTACCAGCGTAAATCCGGCGTACTGTGCGCTGCTGCCTGGTGGCAGACCGTCGCTCATCATGATATCGCTGCCAGCAATACGGACATTAGAATGGGCGATGGCTGAATCCGGAAATTGCATGGCAGACGGGCAGCCTTCTTCGCTGTGGTCGTCTTTTGGCATTTCGCCGAAGGTGATTTTATAGAGAAGTTCTGCGCCGACAGCGTGCTGATAGAAGGCGGTTGCCTCTGCACAGTTACCGGCGAATGAGATGTAGGGACTTAATGGCATAATCATTACCTCAGGTAAGAGAAGCCCGTTAAGTGTAGTCCCCGCAGGCCCGGTAAGCGAAGCGCTACCGGGCGGGTGAATCAGTTCTTTTTCACGAACTCAGATTTCAGCTTCATCGGGCCGAAGCCGTCAATTTTGCAATCGATATTGTGATCGCCTTCAACCAGACGGATGTTCTTCACTTTAGTGCCGATTTTCAGTATGGAAGAGCTGCCCTTTACCTTCAGGTCTTTAATCACGGTGACGCTGTCGCCGTCAGCCAGCAGATTACCGTTCGCATCTTTAACGATCAGTTCATCGCTTTCCTGCGACGGCTCTGCATCGTTCCATTCATGCGCGCATTCCGGGCAAATGAACATGCCATTATCTTCATAGGTATATTCAGAATTGCATTTCGGGCAGTGTGGGAGTTGCATGTTGGTATCCTCAAAAAAGTGTTAACACGCTGGAAAATGCCAGCTAAATGACGGCAGGATGCCGTAAAAGGCCGCAAGTATAACGCAAATCCACACTTTTGTCGGTGCCATTGCGTGATAAAAAAAGTATGAAAAATGTGTCCGGGGTGACACTTCCTGTCAGTCAGTTAAGCGATGCTTACTTCATTAACACGATGAATAGAAACGACGCTAAATATATCGAATATTTTATTGCATCAAATTGCTACGCTCTTCCATTTCGGATAAGGTTAAGCGATACGTTGTTATTTATCCTGCTCTCTGACGTCATTCATTTGATGGCGGTGGTGAATTACCTCTCTTTTCAGGTGGGTAAATAACAATGATATATCCTTAAGTTTCCTGAAACTGAGCGACGTTTTTTATCTTTTGGCTTCCTGGCCAAGGGGGATGTTTTACACGCCTTGCAAGGATAGAAATATATTTCTTATTACCATCAAGTAGTTATATTTAGTGAACATGTTTTCCATACGTGATCATATAAGCCGAAACAGCATTATTAAAACAAAGTGGCTTAATAAAAGTAATAAATTTGCGTTAAGGGAAGGCTTTTATCATGCACACACAGACCATTTTTGAATTAAGCCAGGAAGCAGAGCGCTTGTTACAGCTCGCACTGCAGAATCTTGATACGTTGAAATCAATGCCGATGGCGATGCTGGACAGTACCGCCGCCGCCATTACGGGCGTTAATAACAATGTACTGCCGTTGCATTTCAGTGCTCGCGGCGTTGATGCACAGCAGGCAATGCTAAATAATGAATTACGTAAAATAACCCGTCTTGAAATGGTATTGGCTATCGTCGGAACCATGAAGGCGGGTAAATCGACCACCATTAACGCGATTGTGGGGACTGAAGTATTGCCGAACCGCAATCGCCCTATGACAGCACTTCCTACCCTGATTCGCCATACGCCGGACCAGAAAGAGCCGGTTCTGCATTTCTCGCATGCCTCTCCTATTGATGCATTGATTCAGCAGTTGCAGAAAAAGCTCTGCGATTACGATCGCGGTAAGCTGGCGCAGCGTCTGGAAATTGATAAAGACATGAACACGCTGCTGGAGCGCATTGAAAAAGGGGAGGCGTTTGAAAAGCATCATCTGGGTGCAGAGCCGATATTTCATTGCCTGAAGAGCCTTAATGACCTGGTGCGGCTTTCCCAGGCTCTGGGCGTTGACTTCCCGTTTTCTGAGTACGCCGCCATTGAACACATTCCGGTGATTGAAGTGGAGTTTGTCCATCTTGCGGGTCTGGATGCGCATCTTGGTCAGCTGACGTTGCTTGATACGCCGGGGCCGAACGAGGCCGGGCAACCGCACCTGCAAAAAATGCTTAGCGAACAGCTGGCGCGAGCGTCAGCGGTTCTGGCGGTGATGGATTATACCCAGCTCAAATCTATTTCCGATGAAGAGGTCCGCCAGGCGATTTCCGTGGCGGGAAAATCGGTGCCGCTGTATGCGCTGGTCAATAAGTTTGATCAGAAAGACCGCAACAGTGATGACGAAGAGCAGGTCAGGGCGATGATTTCCGGCACCTTAATGAAAGGGAATATCTCGCCGGGACAGATTTACCCGGTTTCGTCGATGTGGGCTTATCTGGCGAACCGCGCCCGGTATGAAATGAACACCTACGGGCGGCTTCCCGATCCCCTGGAGCAGCGCTGGGTGCAGGATTTTGCCGAAGCTGCGTTAGGACGTCGGTGGCGCACGGCCGATCTGGATGATATTGACCATATTCGCCACGCCGCCGATCTGCTGTGGGAAGATTCTCTGTTCGAACAGCCGATCCGCAAGCTGATTTACGCCGCGTATGCCAACGCCTCGTTGTTCGCTCTGCGTTCTGCGTCGCATAAGCTGCTTAACTACGCGCAAAATGCCAGGGAGTATCTCGATTTTCGCTATCAGGGGCTGACGGTCGCTTTTGAGGAGCTTGAGCTGAATATCACACGTCTTGAGGACGATATGGCGATGCTGCAGACGCGCCAGAGTGTGGTCAGTGATGAAGTGACACATGAAGTGGAAGAGGCGCTTAATGCCACCGATGAGTTTATGGCCCGGCAGAAGACGTCGCTCCAGCAGGCGATTGGTCATCTTTTCAGCCGCCATAATGTTTTAGATTTGGCGGGCCTTGCACCGCGCAGCGACGAGCCGGACGCGCTGAATCAGCTGGTGCTTGAGGACGAAGGGCAGGCACAGATCGTGCTGAGTAAGATCCGTTCCTCCTGCGAGCTGATTATGCTGGACGCGCAAAATAAAATTGCCCGCGAGCTGGCGTTACGTTTCGATCAACTGGAGTCGACGCTGGCGCGTTCGCTGAATGAGGCGATGCGTCCGATAGAGACGCGGATTAAAGAGCAGTTAAGCGACGCCGGATTTCGGGCGCGCATCAGCTTCCCGGCGTTTCAGGCGAATCAGCTTAACTTCAACACTCGCGTGCTGTTTAACGATGCCATTGCGCCGGATAACCGCCCGGCGGGGCAGCCTTCCGGGGCGGGCAGTATGCGTGAGACGGTATCGCGCTGGCTAAACAACCCTGGCTGGGGCTGGGAGGATTATGTGGTGGCGCGCACGCGGTACGTTATCGATGTCGCGCAACTTCATGACAAGTTTATGCGACATATTGATCAGTTTTGTGAACAAATCCGTAAGGCTTTGGCTGCGCAGGTCGATGTCTCTGTTACGGCAGGTATGGCAACGTTCTTTGCTGAATTCTCGCTATGCCTGGCCGGGTTACAGGAAAGTTTGCGTGATAGCCTCGCCGTGCGGCAGCAAAATGAGCATTCGACCCGAGCGCTCAGCCAGCTGTTAAAACAAAGCCTCACGACTGCGACGTGGATTCAGGAAGATACCCGACTGTTACGTGATGATATTCAAACCTTATTCGCGGCAGAGCAACCATGACAACACCGCTACTGAACGGTCCTGGGCGGACGCTGGAGTGTATTCATCCGAAATTTATGGTCGATCTGGTTCAGGGGGTGGACGCGTCGCGTCATACCCAACTGGGCCCACAGCAGCTGCAGTTTCGTGAGCGTTTGACTCAGGAGATCATGACGCAAACCCGGTTGCGGCCGTGGGCGATGGCGGGAATGCTCAACGAAAATGCAGCATTACGCCTGGGCCTGGCGGAGAAACTGGCTGGTATGCTTGACCCCGGCCATCTGGCGCTGACGCGTATGACTGACAAACTGCTGGCGTTGCGTCAGCAGACGAACCTGCGTGTGGCCCAGTCTCCGGGGCTCATGCAGCAGTACGACGAACTTTCTTCTCACTTTAAACAACGTGCCGCTTATAAAGAGAAGGCGCTTACGCAGCGCGGGCTAACGGTGCAGGCGGGGGAACATAGCGAGCAAATTTTTACCCGCTGGCGTGCCGGGCAGTATGACGGCTGGTCACTGGCCGGGCGCTGCTATATTGCTCTGGAAGAGTTACGCTGGGGGCCATTTGGTGATGCCTGCCGTCTGGGGAATGACGATGTGGCGGCAATGCTCAAAGACAACCTGCGCAGCATGGCGGCGAATTACCTTGCGCAGGGGATTAATGCCTCGCCCACGACCCGCCATTTTTACCATCAATGGCTAGCGACGCCCGCCGCTCCGGGCCTGATGGATCATAAAGATATGCTGGGCTGGCTGGGTGACTGGTGCCAGGCGGATAAACATCCGGTGAGCTGGTCAGTCACGCAGAACTGGCAAACGGTAGCGCTGGGAATGCCAAGACTCTGTTCGGCAAAACGACTGGTTGAAGGGATGGTGGAAGAGATTTTTGGTGGCTGAAGCAATCCCCCTCTTTACAGGAGGGGGAGGGTGTATCAATGGTGCAATTCGACGGGTTTTGATTCTGTCTGAACGTCTGGAGCATTTCCGAAGCGTCTGGCGTACAGCGCTGTGATGATGGGCACCAGAATCGCCGTCACAATCACACTGGCGGCAACTAGCGCCGTGGCAGAAGCCGCAACGGGTTCAAACGCCGGGTTAATCTGGGCAATAATCACCGGGTTCGCCACTGCAGCGCCTGCCGCAGAAGAGGCGGCTACACCCGCTGTACCGTTTCCTCCACCAATGACGCGGTCAGCGATAATCAGCGGAATGCCGGTGATAACGATGACTGCCACGCCCAGTACAATCCCCAGCAGGCCGGTATCAAGGATCACGTTCAGATTAATGGTATTACCCAGCGCGAAGCCGAAGAACGGGATCAGTACCGGCGTGGCTTTGCTGAAGAAATCACGCAGATCGTGATCGAGGTTACCCAGCGCAAAACCGATCAGGAACGGCAGGATCGCGCCGACAAAGTGATGGGGTTCAAAGGAGGCCAGACCCGCAGAGCCGAGGATCAGCATGGTCATCAGCGGGCCGGACTCCAGAGACATCAGTACAAACGCGCCCGATTCTTCCTTTGTGCCGTACTGGTTCATCAGGCTGGCATAGAGCCCGCCGTTAGTCATGTCCATTGCTGAAACGATGGCCAGAACGGATAATCCGGCAAAGAACCCGGTCTGAACACCATTCTCTGGAATGAACATCGCGCAGACCATTGCCACCACCCATGCGACGGCTATTTTGGTGAGCACCAGCGTGCCGGATTTCCGTAAAACTGTACCGGTAGCACGCAAATTAATTGAGGCACCGATACAAAAGAACCATACGGCCAGGATCGGTACTGTTCCGGCAATCATCCCTTTTGTGAAACCACCAAAATAAGCGCCAGTGTCTGGTGCCAGCGTATTTAAGATCGCGCCCAACACCAGCGGAACCAGCATCATCCCACCGGGAATGCGTTCTATCGTGGCTTTAATTTTCATCATTAACCCTCACATCTCATCCCGCGTGACTGGCGGAAAGATCAAAAATACAATTCATTGAATTCAATTAAGTAACTGATTTATAAGTCACTTAATTTATTACCCATGCAATAAAATTTAATAAATGTGCTCTGCTAACTACGCGTGCAAGCGCATAAGGTGTTGCGTTCGGATTTATCATGCGATCAATGGAATAATGATTCAATGAAAATAAAACAGTGTTTTAGTTATCTTCGTCACATATTCAATGTAAACAGAGAAATCGTCTTTGAATAATTAAAAATTATGTAAAGTTGATGTGAAGGAATGTGGCTGTTTTTTTGTTCTGCAGGCAATAATAACCTGCGTGAAAATATTTTCTGGGTATCGCCTGAAAAAGGGTGTACCCGCATTAATTGACATTTGTTGAAAACAACTGACGAACTGGAAAGAATATGTGTGAAGTTGATCACATATATAAACGCTGGTAGGGTAAAAAGGTCATTAACTGCCCAGACAGGCGTCAACAGGTTCGGTTGTATCGACGCAAAACGTCAATGTAAGTAAACCTGCTACGCTTGAATAAGGTGATTCGCATGGAGCGAATCCCAGGTTCACAGATCGCGAACGGGACTGTGAATCGGACAGGGCTGAGTCTACGAGGAAAGCTATGCTTAGAAGGAAAAAAGTTAAACCGATTACGCTGCGCGACGTCACCATTATCGATGATGCAAAACTGCGTAAAGCGATTACCGCCGCTTCGCTCGGTAATGCGATGGAATGGTTCGATTTCGGTGTCTACGGTTTCGTGGCCTATGCATTAGGTAAAGTGTTTTTCCCTGGTGCCGATCCCAGCCTGCAGATGATTGCCGCACTGGGTACGTTCTCCGTTCCCTTCCTGATTCGTCCACTGGGTGGTCTCTTTTTCGGTATGCTCGGCGATAAATATGGTCGCCAGAAAATACTTGCTATCACCATTGTTATTATGTCGATCAGTACATTCTGTATCGGCCTGATACCGTCCTACGCCTCGATTGGCATATGGGCACCGATTCTGCTGCTGCTCTGTAAGATGGCGCAGGGCTTCTCCGTCGGGGGCGAATATACCGGTGCGTCGATCTTCGTCGCGGAGTATTCCCCGGACCGTAAACGCGGCTTTATGGGAAGCTGGCTGGACTTCGGTTCGATTGCCGGGTTTGTGATGGGCGCGGGGGTCGTGGTGCTGATTTCAACCGTGGTTGGTGAAG is a genomic window containing:
- the phnC gene encoding phosphonate ABC transporter ATP-binding protein; translation: MQTVIRVEKLSKTFHHNKALHAVDLTVQQGEMVALLGPSGSGKSTLLRHLSGLITCDKTPESHVELLGNTVQRAGRLARDIRKSRAQTGYIFQQFNLVNRLTVLENVLIGALGSTPFWRTCLRWFSPSQKQEALQALTRVGMAHFAHQRVSTLSGGQQQRVAIARALMQKAKVILADEPIASLDPESARIVMETLRDINQNDGITVVVTLHQVDYALRYCERIVALRQGHVFFDGASHQFDNERFDHLYRSINRVEENAQAA
- the yjdN gene encoding VOC family metalloprotein YjdN, translating into MPLSPYISFAGNCAEATAFYQHAVGAELLYKITFGEMPKDDHSEEGCPSAMQFPDSAIAHSNVRIAGSDIMMSDGLPPGSSAQYAGFTLVLDTQDVEEGKRWFDNLAAGGNVEMAWQETFWAHGFGKVTDKYGVPWMINVVKQQQTS
- a CDS encoding zinc ribbon domain-containing protein YjdM; protein product: MQLPHCPKCNSEYTYEDNGMFICPECAHEWNDAEPSQESDELIVKDANGNLLADGDSVTVIKDLKVKGSSSILKIGTKVKNIRLVEGDHNIDCKIDGFGPMKLKSEFVKKN
- the crfC gene encoding clamp-binding protein CrfC encodes the protein MHTQTIFELSQEAERLLQLALQNLDTLKSMPMAMLDSTAAAITGVNNNVLPLHFSARGVDAQQAMLNNELRKITRLEMVLAIVGTMKAGKSTTINAIVGTEVLPNRNRPMTALPTLIRHTPDQKEPVLHFSHASPIDALIQQLQKKLCDYDRGKLAQRLEIDKDMNTLLERIEKGEAFEKHHLGAEPIFHCLKSLNDLVRLSQALGVDFPFSEYAAIEHIPVIEVEFVHLAGLDAHLGQLTLLDTPGPNEAGQPHLQKMLSEQLARASAVLAVMDYTQLKSISDEEVRQAISVAGKSVPLYALVNKFDQKDRNSDDEEQVRAMISGTLMKGNISPGQIYPVSSMWAYLANRARYEMNTYGRLPDPLEQRWVQDFAEAALGRRWRTADLDDIDHIRHAADLLWEDSLFEQPIRKLIYAAYANASLFALRSASHKLLNYAQNAREYLDFRYQGLTVAFEELELNITRLEDDMAMLQTRQSVVSDEVTHEVEEALNATDEFMARQKTSLQQAIGHLFSRHNVLDLAGLAPRSDEPDALNQLVLEDEGQAQIVLSKIRSSCELIMLDAQNKIARELALRFDQLESTLARSLNEAMRPIETRIKEQLSDAGFRARISFPAFQANQLNFNTRVLFNDAIAPDNRPAGQPSGAGSMRETVSRWLNNPGWGWEDYVVARTRYVIDVAQLHDKFMRHIDQFCEQIRKALAAQVDVSVTAGMATFFAEFSLCLAGLQESLRDSLAVRQQNEHSTRALSQLLKQSLTTATWIQEDTRLLRDDIQTLFAAEQP
- a CDS encoding diguanylate cyclase regulator RdcB family protein; its protein translation is MTTPLLNGPGRTLECIHPKFMVDLVQGVDASRHTQLGPQQLQFRERLTQEIMTQTRLRPWAMAGMLNENAALRLGLAEKLAGMLDPGHLALTRMTDKLLALRQQTNLRVAQSPGLMQQYDELSSHFKQRAAYKEKALTQRGLTVQAGEHSEQIFTRWRAGQYDGWSLAGRCYIALEELRWGPFGDACRLGNDDVAAMLKDNLRSMAANYLAQGINASPTTRHFYHQWLATPAAPGLMDHKDMLGWLGDWCQADKHPVSWSVTQNWQTVALGMPRLCSAKRLVEGMVEEIFGG
- the kdgT gene encoding 2-keto-3-deoxygluconate transporter → MKIKATIERIPGGMMLVPLVLGAILNTLAPDTGAYFGGFTKGMIAGTVPILAVWFFCIGASINLRATGTVLRKSGTLVLTKIAVAWVVAMVCAMFIPENGVQTGFFAGLSVLAIVSAMDMTNGGLYASLMNQYGTKEESGAFVLMSLESGPLMTMLILGSAGLASFEPHHFVGAILPFLIGFALGNLDHDLRDFFSKATPVLIPFFGFALGNTINLNVILDTGLLGIVLGVAVIVITGIPLIIADRVIGGGNGTAGVAASSAAGAAVANPVIIAQINPAFEPVAASATALVAASVIVTAILVPIITALYARRFGNAPDVQTESKPVELHH